The proteins below are encoded in one region of Homo sapiens chromosome 2, GRCh38.p14 Primary Assembly:
- the NR4A2 gene encoding nuclear receptor subfamily 4 group A member 2 isoform X5, with protein MDNYSTGYDVKPPCLYQMPLSGQQSSIKVEDIQMHNYQQHSHLPPQSEEMMPHSGSVYYKPSSPPTPTTPGFQVQHSPMWDDPGSLHNFHQNYVATTHMIEQRKTPVSRLSLFSFKQSPPGTPVSSCQMRFDGPLHVPMNPEPAGSHHVVDGQTFAVPNPIRKPASMGFPGLQIGHASQLLDTQVPSPPSRGSPSNEGLCAVCGDNAACQHYGVRTCEGCKGFFKRTVQKNAKYVCLANKNCPVDKRRRNRCQYCRFQKCLAVGMVKEVVRTDSLKGRRGRLPSKPKSPQEPSPPSPPVSLISALVRAHVDSNPAMTSLDYSRFQANPDYQMSGDDTQHIQQFYDLLTGSMEIIRGWAEKIPGFADLPKADQDLLFESAFLELFVLRLAYRSNPVEGKLIFCNGVVLHRLQCVRGFGEWIDSIVEFSSNLQNMNIDISAFSCIAALAMVTERHGLKEPKRVEELQNKIVNCLKDHVTFNNGGLNRPNYLSKLLGKLPELRTLCTQGLQRIFYLKLEDLVPPPAIIDKLFLDTLPF; from the exons ATGGACAACTACAGCACAGGCTACGACGTCAAGCCACCTTGCTTGTACCAAATGCCCCTGTCCGGACAGCAGTCCTCCATTAAGGTAGAAGACATTCAGATGCACAACTACCAGCAACACAGCCACCTGCCCCCCCAGTCTGAGGAGATGATGCCGCACTCCGGGTCGGTTTACTACAAGCCCTCCTCGCCCCCGACGCCCACCACCCCGGGCTTCCAGGTGCAGCACAGCCCCATGTGGGACGACCCGGGATCTCTCCACAACTTCCACCAGAACTACGTGGCCACTACGCACATGATCGAGCAGAGGAAAACGCCAGTCTCCcgcctctccctcttctcctttaaGCAATCGCCCCCTGGCACCCCGGTGTCTAGTTGCCAGATGCGCTTCGACGGGCCCCTGCACGTCCCCATGAACCCGGAGCCCGCCGGCAGCCACCACGTGGTGGACGGGCAGACCTTCGCTGTGCCCAACCCCATTCGCAAGCCCGCGTCCATGGGCTTCCCGGGCCTGCAGATCGGCCACGCGTCTCAGCTGCTCGACACGCAGGTGCCCTCACCGCCGTCGCGGGGCTCCCCCTCCAACGAGGGGCTGTGCGCTGTGTGTGGGGACAACGCGGCCTGCCAACACTACGGCGTGCGCACCTGTGAGGGCTGCAAAGGCTTCTTTAAG CGCACAgtgcaaaaaaatgcaaaatacgtgtgtttagcaaataaaaactGCCCAGTGGACAAGCGTCGCCGGAATCGCTGTCAGTACTGCCGATTTCAGAAGTGCCTGGCTGTTGGGATGGTCAAAGAAG TGGTTCGCACAGACAGTTTAAAAGGCCGGAGAGGTCGTTTGCCCTCGAAACCGAAGAGCCCACAGGAGCCCTCTCCCCCTTCGCCCCCGGTGAGTCTGATCAGTGCCCTCGTCAGGGCCCATGTCGACTCCAACCCGGCTATGACCAGCCTGGACTATTCCAGG TTCCAGGCGAACCCTGACTATCAAATGAGTGGAGATGACACCCAGCATATCCAGCAATTCTATGATCTCCTGACTGGCTCCATGGAGATCATCCGGGGCTGGGCAGAGAAGATCCCTGGCTTCGCAGACCTGCCCAAAGCCGACCAAGACCTGCTTTTTGAATCAGCTTTCTTAGAACTGTTTGTCCTTCGATTAGCATACAG GTCCAACCCAGTGGAGGGTAAACTCATCTTTTGCAATGGGGTGGTCTTGCACAGGTTGCAATGCGTTCGTGGCTTTGGGGAATGGATTGATTCCATTGTTGAATTCTCCTCCAACTTGCAGAATATGAACATCGACATTTCTGCCTTCTCCTGCATTGCTGCCCTGGCTATGGTCACAG AGAGACACGGGCTCAAGGAACCCAAGAGAGTGGAAGAACTGCAAAACAAGATTGTAAATTGTCTCAAAGACCACGTGACTTTCAACAATGGGGGGTTGAACCGCCCCAATTATTTGTCCAAACTGTTGGGGAAGCTCCCAGAACTTCGTACCCTTTGCACACAGGGGCTACAGCGCATTTTCTACCTGAAATTGGAAGACTTGGTGCCACCGCCAGCAATAATTGACAAACTTTTCCTGGACACTTTACCTTTCTAA
- the NR4A2 gene encoding nuclear receptor subfamily 4 group A member 2 isoform X8, translated as MPCVQAQYGSSPQGASPASQSYSYHSSGEYSSDFLTPEFVKFSMDLTNTEITATTSLPSFSTFMDNYSTGYDVKPPCLYQMPLSGQQSSIKVEDIQMHNYQQHSHLPPQSEEMMPHSGSVYYKPSSPPTPTTPGFQVQHSPMWDDPGSLHNFHQNYVATTHMIEQRKTPVSRLSLFSFKQSPPGTPVSSCQMRFDGPLHVPMNPEPAGSHHVVDGQTFAVPNPIRKPASMGFPGLQIGHASQLLDTQVPSPPSRGSPSNEGLCAVCGDNAACQHYGVRTCEGCKGFFKRTVQKNAKYVCLANKNCPVDKRRRNRCQYCRFQKCLAVGMVKEVVRTDSLKGRRGRLPSKPKSPQEPSPPSPPVSLISALVRAHVDSNPAMTSLDYSRFQANPDYQMSGDDTQHIQQFYDLLTGSMEIIRGWAEKIPGFADLPKADQDLLFESAFLELFVLRLAYRSNPVEGKLIFCNGVVLHRLQCVRGFGEWIDSIVEFSSNLQNMNIDISAFSCIAALAMVTERHGLKEPKRVEELQNKIVNCLKDHVTFNNGGLNRPNYLSKLLGKLPELRTLCTQGLQRIFYLKLEDLVPPPAIIDKLFLDTLPF; from the exons ATGCCTTGTGTTCAGGCGCAGTATGGGTCCTCGCCTCAAGGAGCCAGCCCCGCTTCTCAGAGCTACAGTTACCACTCTTCGGGAGAATACAGCTCCGATTTCTTAACTCCAGAGTTTGTCAAGTTTAGCATGGACCTCACCAACACTGAAATCACTGCCACCACTTCTCTCCCCAGCTTCAGTACCTTTATGGACAACTACAGCACAGGCTACGACGTCAAGCCACCTTGCTTGTACCAAATGCCCCTGTCCGGACAGCAGTCCTCCATTAAGGTAGAAGACATTCAGATGCACAACTACCAGCAACACAGCCACCTGCCCCCCCAGTCTGAGGAGATGATGCCGCACTCCGGGTCGGTTTACTACAAGCCCTCCTCGCCCCCGACGCCCACCACCCCGGGCTTCCAGGTGCAGCACAGCCCCATGTGGGACGACCCGGGATCTCTCCACAACTTCCACCAGAACTACGTGGCCACTACGCACATGATCGAGCAGAGGAAAACGCCAGTCTCCcgcctctccctcttctcctttaaGCAATCGCCCCCTGGCACCCCGGTGTCTAGTTGCCAGATGCGCTTCGACGGGCCCCTGCACGTCCCCATGAACCCGGAGCCCGCCGGCAGCCACCACGTGGTGGACGGGCAGACCTTCGCTGTGCCCAACCCCATTCGCAAGCCCGCGTCCATGGGCTTCCCGGGCCTGCAGATCGGCCACGCGTCTCAGCTGCTCGACACGCAGGTGCCCTCACCGCCGTCGCGGGGCTCCCCCTCCAACGAGGGGCTGTGCGCTGTGTGTGGGGACAACGCGGCCTGCCAACACTACGGCGTGCGCACCTGTGAGGGCTGCAAAGGCTTCTTTAAG CGCACAgtgcaaaaaaatgcaaaatacgtgtgtttagcaaataaaaactGCCCAGTGGACAAGCGTCGCCGGAATCGCTGTCAGTACTGCCGATTTCAGAAGTGCCTGGCTGTTGGGATGGTCAAAGAAG TGGTTCGCACAGACAGTTTAAAAGGCCGGAGAGGTCGTTTGCCCTCGAAACCGAAGAGCCCACAGGAGCCCTCTCCCCCTTCGCCCCCGGTGAGTCTGATCAGTGCCCTCGTCAGGGCCCATGTCGACTCCAACCCGGCTATGACCAGCCTGGACTATTCCAGG TTCCAGGCGAACCCTGACTATCAAATGAGTGGAGATGACACCCAGCATATCCAGCAATTCTATGATCTCCTGACTGGCTCCATGGAGATCATCCGGGGCTGGGCAGAGAAGATCCCTGGCTTCGCAGACCTGCCCAAAGCCGACCAAGACCTGCTTTTTGAATCAGCTTTCTTAGAACTGTTTGTCCTTCGATTAGCATACAG GTCCAACCCAGTGGAGGGTAAACTCATCTTTTGCAATGGGGTGGTCTTGCACAGGTTGCAATGCGTTCGTGGCTTTGGGGAATGGATTGATTCCATTGTTGAATTCTCCTCCAACTTGCAGAATATGAACATCGACATTTCTGCCTTCTCCTGCATTGCTGCCCTGGCTATGGTCACAG AGAGACACGGGCTCAAGGAACCCAAGAGAGTGGAAGAACTGCAAAACAAGATTGTAAATTGTCTCAAAGACCACGTGACTTTCAACAATGGGGGGTTGAACCGCCCCAATTATTTGTCCAAACTGTTGGGGAAGCTCCCAGAACTTCGTACCCTTTGCACACAGGGGCTACAGCGCATTTTCTACCTGAAATTGGAAGACTTGGTGCCACCGCCAGCAATAATTGACAAACTTTTCCTGGACACTTTACCTTTCTAA
- the NR4A2 gene encoding nuclear receptor subfamily 4 group A member 2 isoform X3 has translation MPCVQAQYGSSPQGASPASQSYSYHSSGEYSSDFLTPEFVKFSMDLTNTEITATTSLPSFSTFMDNYSTGYDVKPPCLYQMPLSGQQSSIKVEDIQMHNYQQHSHLPPQSEEMMPHSGSVYYKPSSPPTPTTPGFQVQHSPMWDDPGSLHNFHQNYVATTHMIEQRKTPVSRLSLFSFKQSPPGTPVSSCQMRFDGPLHVPMNPEPAGSHHVVDGQTFAVPNPIRKPASMGFPGLQIGHASQLLDTQVPSPPSRGSPSNEGLCAVCGDNAACQHYGVRTCEGCKGFFKRTVQKNAKYVCLANKNCPVDKRRRNRCQYCRFQKCLAVGMVKEVVRTDSLKGRRGRLPSKPKSPQEPSPPSPPFQANPDYQMSGDDTQHIQQFYDLLTGSMEIIRGWAEKIPGFADLPKADQDLLFESAFLELFVLRLAYRSNPVEGKLIFCNGVVLHRLQCVRGFGEWIDSIVEFSSNLQNMNIDISAFSCIAALAMVTERHGLKEPKRVEELQNKIVNCLKDHVTFNNGGLNRPNYLSKLLGKLPELRTLCTQGLQRIFYLKLEDLVPPPAIIDKLFLDTLPF, from the exons ATGCCTTGTGTTCAGGCGCAGTATGGGTCCTCGCCTCAAGGAGCCAGCCCCGCTTCTCAGAGCTACAGTTACCACTCTTCGGGAGAATACAGCTCCGATTTCTTAACTCCAGAGTTTGTCAAGTTTAGCATGGACCTCACCAACACTGAAATCACTGCCACCACTTCTCTCCCCAGCTTCAGTACCTTTATGGACAACTACAGCACAGGCTACGACGTCAAGCCACCTTGCTTGTACCAAATGCCCCTGTCCGGACAGCAGTCCTCCATTAAGGTAGAAGACATTCAGATGCACAACTACCAGCAACACAGCCACCTGCCCCCCCAGTCTGAGGAGATGATGCCGCACTCCGGGTCGGTTTACTACAAGCCCTCCTCGCCCCCGACGCCCACCACCCCGGGCTTCCAGGTGCAGCACAGCCCCATGTGGGACGACCCGGGATCTCTCCACAACTTCCACCAGAACTACGTGGCCACTACGCACATGATCGAGCAGAGGAAAACGCCAGTCTCCcgcctctccctcttctcctttaaGCAATCGCCCCCTGGCACCCCGGTGTCTAGTTGCCAGATGCGCTTCGACGGGCCCCTGCACGTCCCCATGAACCCGGAGCCCGCCGGCAGCCACCACGTGGTGGACGGGCAGACCTTCGCTGTGCCCAACCCCATTCGCAAGCCCGCGTCCATGGGCTTCCCGGGCCTGCAGATCGGCCACGCGTCTCAGCTGCTCGACACGCAGGTGCCCTCACCGCCGTCGCGGGGCTCCCCCTCCAACGAGGGGCTGTGCGCTGTGTGTGGGGACAACGCGGCCTGCCAACACTACGGCGTGCGCACCTGTGAGGGCTGCAAAGGCTTCTTTAAG CGCACAgtgcaaaaaaatgcaaaatacgtgtgtttagcaaataaaaactGCCCAGTGGACAAGCGTCGCCGGAATCGCTGTCAGTACTGCCGATTTCAGAAGTGCCTGGCTGTTGGGATGGTCAAAGAAG TGGTTCGCACAGACAGTTTAAAAGGCCGGAGAGGTCGTTTGCCCTCGAAACCGAAGAGCCCACAGGAGCCCTCTCCCCCTTCGCCCCCG TTCCAGGCGAACCCTGACTATCAAATGAGTGGAGATGACACCCAGCATATCCAGCAATTCTATGATCTCCTGACTGGCTCCATGGAGATCATCCGGGGCTGGGCAGAGAAGATCCCTGGCTTCGCAGACCTGCCCAAAGCCGACCAAGACCTGCTTTTTGAATCAGCTTTCTTAGAACTGTTTGTCCTTCGATTAGCATACAG GTCCAACCCAGTGGAGGGTAAACTCATCTTTTGCAATGGGGTGGTCTTGCACAGGTTGCAATGCGTTCGTGGCTTTGGGGAATGGATTGATTCCATTGTTGAATTCTCCTCCAACTTGCAGAATATGAACATCGACATTTCTGCCTTCTCCTGCATTGCTGCCCTGGCTATGGTCACAG AGAGACACGGGCTCAAGGAACCCAAGAGAGTGGAAGAACTGCAAAACAAGATTGTAAATTGTCTCAAAGACCACGTGACTTTCAACAATGGGGGGTTGAACCGCCCCAATTATTTGTCCAAACTGTTGGGGAAGCTCCCAGAACTTCGTACCCTTTGCACACAGGGGCTACAGCGCATTTTCTACCTGAAATTGGAAGACTTGGTGCCACCGCCAGCAATAATTGACAAACTTTTCCTGGACACTTTACCTTTCTAA
- the NR4A2 gene encoding nuclear receptor subfamily 4 group A member 2 isoform X2, which produces MNEDRRGELLTMPCVQAQYGSSPQGASPASQSYSYHSSGEYSSDFLTPEFVKFSMDLTNTEITATTSLPSFSTFMDNYSTGYDVKPPCLYQMPLSGQQSSIKVEDIQMHNYQQHSHLPPQSEEMMPHSGSVYYKPSSPPTPTTPGFQVQHSPMWDDPGSLHNFHQNYVATTHMIEQRKTPVSRLSLFSFKQSPPGTPVSSCQMRFDGPLHVPMNPEPAGSHHVVDGQTFAVPNPIRKPASMGFPGLQIGHASQLLDTQVPSPPSRGSPSNEGLCAVCGDNAACQHYGVRTCEGCKGFFKRTVQKNAKYVCLANKNCPVDKRRRNRCQYCRFQKCLAVGMVKEVVRTDSLKGRRGRLPSKPKSPQEPSPPSPPFQANPDYQMSGDDTQHIQQFYDLLTGSMEIIRGWAEKIPGFADLPKADQDLLFESAFLELFVLRLAYRSNPVEGKLIFCNGVVLHRLQCVRGFGEWIDSIVEFSSNLQNMNIDISAFSCIAALAMVTERHGLKEPKRVEELQNKIVNCLKDHVTFNNGGLNRPNYLSKLLGKLPELRTLCTQGLQRIFYLKLEDLVPPPAIIDKLFLDTLPF; this is translated from the exons atgaatgaagacagaCGCGGAGAACTCCTAA CCATGCCTTGTGTTCAGGCGCAGTATGGGTCCTCGCCTCAAGGAGCCAGCCCCGCTTCTCAGAGCTACAGTTACCACTCTTCGGGAGAATACAGCTCCGATTTCTTAACTCCAGAGTTTGTCAAGTTTAGCATGGACCTCACCAACACTGAAATCACTGCCACCACTTCTCTCCCCAGCTTCAGTACCTTTATGGACAACTACAGCACAGGCTACGACGTCAAGCCACCTTGCTTGTACCAAATGCCCCTGTCCGGACAGCAGTCCTCCATTAAGGTAGAAGACATTCAGATGCACAACTACCAGCAACACAGCCACCTGCCCCCCCAGTCTGAGGAGATGATGCCGCACTCCGGGTCGGTTTACTACAAGCCCTCCTCGCCCCCGACGCCCACCACCCCGGGCTTCCAGGTGCAGCACAGCCCCATGTGGGACGACCCGGGATCTCTCCACAACTTCCACCAGAACTACGTGGCCACTACGCACATGATCGAGCAGAGGAAAACGCCAGTCTCCcgcctctccctcttctcctttaaGCAATCGCCCCCTGGCACCCCGGTGTCTAGTTGCCAGATGCGCTTCGACGGGCCCCTGCACGTCCCCATGAACCCGGAGCCCGCCGGCAGCCACCACGTGGTGGACGGGCAGACCTTCGCTGTGCCCAACCCCATTCGCAAGCCCGCGTCCATGGGCTTCCCGGGCCTGCAGATCGGCCACGCGTCTCAGCTGCTCGACACGCAGGTGCCCTCACCGCCGTCGCGGGGCTCCCCCTCCAACGAGGGGCTGTGCGCTGTGTGTGGGGACAACGCGGCCTGCCAACACTACGGCGTGCGCACCTGTGAGGGCTGCAAAGGCTTCTTTAAG CGCACAgtgcaaaaaaatgcaaaatacgtgtgtttagcaaataaaaactGCCCAGTGGACAAGCGTCGCCGGAATCGCTGTCAGTACTGCCGATTTCAGAAGTGCCTGGCTGTTGGGATGGTCAAAGAAG TGGTTCGCACAGACAGTTTAAAAGGCCGGAGAGGTCGTTTGCCCTCGAAACCGAAGAGCCCACAGGAGCCCTCTCCCCCTTCGCCCCCG TTCCAGGCGAACCCTGACTATCAAATGAGTGGAGATGACACCCAGCATATCCAGCAATTCTATGATCTCCTGACTGGCTCCATGGAGATCATCCGGGGCTGGGCAGAGAAGATCCCTGGCTTCGCAGACCTGCCCAAAGCCGACCAAGACCTGCTTTTTGAATCAGCTTTCTTAGAACTGTTTGTCCTTCGATTAGCATACAG GTCCAACCCAGTGGAGGGTAAACTCATCTTTTGCAATGGGGTGGTCTTGCACAGGTTGCAATGCGTTCGTGGCTTTGGGGAATGGATTGATTCCATTGTTGAATTCTCCTCCAACTTGCAGAATATGAACATCGACATTTCTGCCTTCTCCTGCATTGCTGCCCTGGCTATGGTCACAG AGAGACACGGGCTCAAGGAACCCAAGAGAGTGGAAGAACTGCAAAACAAGATTGTAAATTGTCTCAAAGACCACGTGACTTTCAACAATGGGGGGTTGAACCGCCCCAATTATTTGTCCAAACTGTTGGGGAAGCTCCCAGAACTTCGTACCCTTTGCACACAGGGGCTACAGCGCATTTTCTACCTGAAATTGGAAGACTTGGTGCCACCGCCAGCAATAATTGACAAACTTTTCCTGGACACTTTACCTTTCTAA
- the NR4A2 gene encoding nuclear receptor subfamily 4 group A member 2 isoform X1, with protein MNEDRRGELLTMPCVQAQYGSSPQGASPASQSYSYHSSGEYSSDFLTPEFVKFSMDLTNTEITATTSLPSFSTFMDNYSTGYDVKPPCLYQMPLSGQQSSIKVEDIQMHNYQQHSHLPPQSEEMMPHSGSVYYKPSSPPTPTTPGFQVQHSPMWDDPGSLHNFHQNYVATTHMIEQRKTPVSRLSLFSFKQSPPGTPVSSCQMRFDGPLHVPMNPEPAGSHHVVDGQTFAVPNPIRKPASMGFPGLQIGHASQLLDTQVPSPPSRGSPSNEGLCAVCGDNAACQHYGVRTCEGCKGFFKRTVQKNAKYVCLANKNCPVDKRRRNRCQYCRFQKCLAVGMVKEVVRTDSLKGRRGRLPSKPKSPQEPSPPSPPVSLISALVRAHVDSNPAMTSLDYSRFQANPDYQMSGDDTQHIQQFYDLLTGSMEIIRGWAEKIPGFADLPKADQDLLFESAFLELFVLRLAYRSNPVEGKLIFCNGVVLHRLQCVRGFGEWIDSIVEFSSNLQNMNIDISAFSCIAALAMVTERHGLKEPKRVEELQNKIVNCLKDHVTFNNGGLNRPNYLSKLLGKLPELRTLCTQGLQRIFYLKLEDLVPPPAIIDKLFLDTLPF; from the exons atgaatgaagacagaCGCGGAGAACTCCTAA CCATGCCTTGTGTTCAGGCGCAGTATGGGTCCTCGCCTCAAGGAGCCAGCCCCGCTTCTCAGAGCTACAGTTACCACTCTTCGGGAGAATACAGCTCCGATTTCTTAACTCCAGAGTTTGTCAAGTTTAGCATGGACCTCACCAACACTGAAATCACTGCCACCACTTCTCTCCCCAGCTTCAGTACCTTTATGGACAACTACAGCACAGGCTACGACGTCAAGCCACCTTGCTTGTACCAAATGCCCCTGTCCGGACAGCAGTCCTCCATTAAGGTAGAAGACATTCAGATGCACAACTACCAGCAACACAGCCACCTGCCCCCCCAGTCTGAGGAGATGATGCCGCACTCCGGGTCGGTTTACTACAAGCCCTCCTCGCCCCCGACGCCCACCACCCCGGGCTTCCAGGTGCAGCACAGCCCCATGTGGGACGACCCGGGATCTCTCCACAACTTCCACCAGAACTACGTGGCCACTACGCACATGATCGAGCAGAGGAAAACGCCAGTCTCCcgcctctccctcttctcctttaaGCAATCGCCCCCTGGCACCCCGGTGTCTAGTTGCCAGATGCGCTTCGACGGGCCCCTGCACGTCCCCATGAACCCGGAGCCCGCCGGCAGCCACCACGTGGTGGACGGGCAGACCTTCGCTGTGCCCAACCCCATTCGCAAGCCCGCGTCCATGGGCTTCCCGGGCCTGCAGATCGGCCACGCGTCTCAGCTGCTCGACACGCAGGTGCCCTCACCGCCGTCGCGGGGCTCCCCCTCCAACGAGGGGCTGTGCGCTGTGTGTGGGGACAACGCGGCCTGCCAACACTACGGCGTGCGCACCTGTGAGGGCTGCAAAGGCTTCTTTAAG CGCACAgtgcaaaaaaatgcaaaatacgtgtgtttagcaaataaaaactGCCCAGTGGACAAGCGTCGCCGGAATCGCTGTCAGTACTGCCGATTTCAGAAGTGCCTGGCTGTTGGGATGGTCAAAGAAG TGGTTCGCACAGACAGTTTAAAAGGCCGGAGAGGTCGTTTGCCCTCGAAACCGAAGAGCCCACAGGAGCCCTCTCCCCCTTCGCCCCCGGTGAGTCTGATCAGTGCCCTCGTCAGGGCCCATGTCGACTCCAACCCGGCTATGACCAGCCTGGACTATTCCAGG TTCCAGGCGAACCCTGACTATCAAATGAGTGGAGATGACACCCAGCATATCCAGCAATTCTATGATCTCCTGACTGGCTCCATGGAGATCATCCGGGGCTGGGCAGAGAAGATCCCTGGCTTCGCAGACCTGCCCAAAGCCGACCAAGACCTGCTTTTTGAATCAGCTTTCTTAGAACTGTTTGTCCTTCGATTAGCATACAG GTCCAACCCAGTGGAGGGTAAACTCATCTTTTGCAATGGGGTGGTCTTGCACAGGTTGCAATGCGTTCGTGGCTTTGGGGAATGGATTGATTCCATTGTTGAATTCTCCTCCAACTTGCAGAATATGAACATCGACATTTCTGCCTTCTCCTGCATTGCTGCCCTGGCTATGGTCACAG AGAGACACGGGCTCAAGGAACCCAAGAGAGTGGAAGAACTGCAAAACAAGATTGTAAATTGTCTCAAAGACCACGTGACTTTCAACAATGGGGGGTTGAACCGCCCCAATTATTTGTCCAAACTGTTGGGGAAGCTCCCAGAACTTCGTACCCTTTGCACACAGGGGCTACAGCGCATTTTCTACCTGAAATTGGAAGACTTGGTGCCACCGCCAGCAATAATTGACAAACTTTTCCTGGACACTTTACCTTTCTAA
- the NR4A2 gene encoding nuclear receptor subfamily 4 group A member 2 isoform X6 — protein MDNYSTGYDVKPPCLYQMPLSGQQSSIKVEDIQMHNYQQHSHLPPQSEEMMPHSGSVYYKPSSPPTPTTPGFQVQHSPMWDDPGSLHNFHQNYVATTHMIEQRKTPVSRLSLFSFKQSPPGTPVSSCQMRFDGPLHVPMNPEPAGSHHVVDGQTFAVPNPIRKPASMGFPGLQIGHASQLLDTQVPSPPSRGSPSNEGLCAVCGDNAACQHYGVRTCEGCKGFFKRTVQKNAKYVCLANKNCPVDKRRRNRCQYCRFQKCLAVGMVKEVVRTDSLKGRRGRLPSKPKSPQEPSPPSPPFQANPDYQMSGDDTQHIQQFYDLLTGSMEIIRGWAEKIPGFADLPKADQDLLFESAFLELFVLRLAYRSNPVEGKLIFCNGVVLHRLQCVRGFGEWIDSIVEFSSNLQNMNIDISAFSCIAALAMVTERHGLKEPKRVEELQNKIVNCLKDHVTFNNGGLNRPNYLSKLLGKLPELRTLCTQGLQRIFYLKLEDLVPPPAIIDKLFLDTLPF, from the exons ATGGACAACTACAGCACAGGCTACGACGTCAAGCCACCTTGCTTGTACCAAATGCCCCTGTCCGGACAGCAGTCCTCCATTAAGGTAGAAGACATTCAGATGCACAACTACCAGCAACACAGCCACCTGCCCCCCCAGTCTGAGGAGATGATGCCGCACTCCGGGTCGGTTTACTACAAGCCCTCCTCGCCCCCGACGCCCACCACCCCGGGCTTCCAGGTGCAGCACAGCCCCATGTGGGACGACCCGGGATCTCTCCACAACTTCCACCAGAACTACGTGGCCACTACGCACATGATCGAGCAGAGGAAAACGCCAGTCTCCcgcctctccctcttctcctttaaGCAATCGCCCCCTGGCACCCCGGTGTCTAGTTGCCAGATGCGCTTCGACGGGCCCCTGCACGTCCCCATGAACCCGGAGCCCGCCGGCAGCCACCACGTGGTGGACGGGCAGACCTTCGCTGTGCCCAACCCCATTCGCAAGCCCGCGTCCATGGGCTTCCCGGGCCTGCAGATCGGCCACGCGTCTCAGCTGCTCGACACGCAGGTGCCCTCACCGCCGTCGCGGGGCTCCCCCTCCAACGAGGGGCTGTGCGCTGTGTGTGGGGACAACGCGGCCTGCCAACACTACGGCGTGCGCACCTGTGAGGGCTGCAAAGGCTTCTTTAAG CGCACAgtgcaaaaaaatgcaaaatacgtgtgtttagcaaataaaaactGCCCAGTGGACAAGCGTCGCCGGAATCGCTGTCAGTACTGCCGATTTCAGAAGTGCCTGGCTGTTGGGATGGTCAAAGAAG TGGTTCGCACAGACAGTTTAAAAGGCCGGAGAGGTCGTTTGCCCTCGAAACCGAAGAGCCCACAGGAGCCCTCTCCCCCTTCGCCCCCG TTCCAGGCGAACCCTGACTATCAAATGAGTGGAGATGACACCCAGCATATCCAGCAATTCTATGATCTCCTGACTGGCTCCATGGAGATCATCCGGGGCTGGGCAGAGAAGATCCCTGGCTTCGCAGACCTGCCCAAAGCCGACCAAGACCTGCTTTTTGAATCAGCTTTCTTAGAACTGTTTGTCCTTCGATTAGCATACAG GTCCAACCCAGTGGAGGGTAAACTCATCTTTTGCAATGGGGTGGTCTTGCACAGGTTGCAATGCGTTCGTGGCTTTGGGGAATGGATTGATTCCATTGTTGAATTCTCCTCCAACTTGCAGAATATGAACATCGACATTTCTGCCTTCTCCTGCATTGCTGCCCTGGCTATGGTCACAG AGAGACACGGGCTCAAGGAACCCAAGAGAGTGGAAGAACTGCAAAACAAGATTGTAAATTGTCTCAAAGACCACGTGACTTTCAACAATGGGGGGTTGAACCGCCCCAATTATTTGTCCAAACTGTTGGGGAAGCTCCCAGAACTTCGTACCCTTTGCACACAGGGGCTACAGCGCATTTTCTACCTGAAATTGGAAGACTTGGTGCCACCGCCAGCAATAATTGACAAACTTTTCCTGGACACTTTACCTTTCTAA